CCGGCGTACAGATGCGGGCGCTGCGGCACCCACGCGATCCGGGAGTGCCACTGCTGAAGGTCGGCGTCGGCGAGGTCGACGTCCCCGACCCGCACCCGCCCCGCGGCCGGTCGCACGAACCCCAGCAGGACGCTCAGCAGCGTCGACTTGCCGGCGCCGCTCGGCCCCACCAGCGCGACCGTCTCCCCGGGCTCGACATCGAAAGACACGTTCGAGACGGCGTCCGCCGACCGCCCCGGGTACCGGACGGTCACGTCCTCGAACGACAGCGCACCCTCCGGTACGGCCGCGGAGCCGGACGCCGGGACGGGCGTCTGAAGAACCTCGAAGACCTCCTCGGCGGCGGCGAGCCCCTCCGCCGCCGCGTGGTACTGCGCCCCGACCTGACGCAACGGCAGATACGCCTCGGGCGCGAGGACCAGGATGACGAGGCCGGTGTACAGGTCCATCTCGCCGTGCACCAGCCGCATGCCGATCGTCACGGCGACCAGCGCCACCGAGATCGTCGCGAGCAGTTCCAGGGCGAAGGAGGAGATGAAGGCGATCCGCAGCGTCCGCATGGTCGCCTGCCGGTATGCGCCGGTGATGCGTCGGATGGACTCGGCCTGCGCCTTGGCCCGCCCGAAGACCTTCAGCGTGGGCAGCCCGGCGACGACGTCCAGGAAGTGCCCGGACAGCCGCGACAGCAACCGCCACTGACGGTCCATCCGGGACTGGGTCGCCCAGCCGATCAGCACCATGAAGACCGGGATGAGCGGCAGGGTGCCCACGATGATGGCGGCGGAGACCCAGTCCTCGGTGACGATCCGCGCCAGGACCGCCACCGGCACGACCACCGCGAGACCCAACTGCGGCAGATACCGCGAGAAGTAGTCGTCGAGGGCGTCGACTCCCCGGGTGGCCAGGGCGACCAGCGAACCGGTCCGCTGTCCGCTCAGCCAGCCCGGCCCCAGCTCGGCGGAACGCTCCAGCAGCCGCCCCCGCAGCTCGGACTTCACGGCTGCGCCGGCCCGGTGCGCGGCGAGCTCGGTGAGCCAGCCCACCAGCGCCCGTCCGACCGCGACGGCGGCCAACAGCAGCAGGGGAGTGCCGAGGTCGGACACCGCCATGCGGTGCTGGAACGCACCGACCACCACCTCGGCGATGAGCATCGCCTGGGCGATGACCAGCCCCGCCCCTACGGCCCCGAGGGCCACGACCGCCACCAGGAAGACCCGGGTGGCACGGGCGTACCGGAGCAGACGCGGATCGATTGGTTTCACGTGAAACACACCTCAGTGCACGGTCTCGGCGATGTGCTGCGTGCCGATCCGCTTGCGGAACACCCAGTACGTCCAGCCCTGGTAGAGCAGGACGACCGGGGTGGCGATCCCGGCACACCAGGTCATGATCTTCAGCGTGTACGGGCTGGACGAGGCGTTGGTGACCGTCAGGCTCCAGTCCGGGTTCAGCGTCGACGGCATGACGTTCGGGAAGAGCGTCAGGAAGAGCATCGCCACCGCGGCCACGATGGTGAGTCCCGACAGGGCGAACGCCCAGCCCTCACGCCCGGCCCGGGCCGCGACCAGGGCCACGAGGAGCGATACCACGGCCACGACCATCGCCACGAGCGACACACCGTCGCCCCGGTCGGACTGCGTCCACAGCAGGAAGGTGAGCGCCAGCAGGGCGGTCACCAGCCCGACGCGCAGCGCCAGCTTCCGCGCCCGCTCCCGGATCTCCCCGACGGTCTTGAGCCCGACGAACACCGTCCCGTGGAAGGTGAACAGCGACAGCGTGACCAGACCGCCCAGCAGCGCGTACGGGTTGAGCAGGTCCAGGACGCCGCCGGCGTAGTTGAAGTCCTGGTCGATCTTCACGCCCCGCACGATGTTGGCGAAGGCCACACCCCACAGGAACGCGGGCAGCAGCGAGGCCCAGAAGATCGCCGTCTCCCAGTTGCGCTGCCACTTCTCCTCGGGCCGCTTGACCCGGTACTCGAAGGCCACACCCCGGACGATCAGACAGACCAGGATGAGCAGCAGGGGCAGGTAGAACCCGGAGAAGAGCGTCGCGTACCACTCGGGGAAGGCGGCGAAGGTCGCGCCGCCCGCCGAGAGCAGCCACACCTCGTTGCCGTCCCAGACGGGGCCGATGGTGTTGATCAGCACCCGCTTCTCGGGCCGGTTGCGGGCGAGCAGCTTCGTGAGCACACCGACTCCGAAGTCGAAGCCCTCCAGGAAGAAGTAGCCGGTCCACAGGACGGCGATCAGGACGAACCAGATGTCGTGCAGTTCCATGACTGTGCAGCTCCCTCGGCCTAGTACGAGAAGGCCATCGGCTTGTCGGCGTCACGGGAGTCGCCGCCGATCTTCGTGGGCGGGTTGAGGTCGGCCTCGGTGAGCTCCGGCGGGCCCGCCTTGACGTACTTGACCAGCAGCTTGACCTCGATCACGGCGAGAATTGCGTACAGCGTGGTGAAGACGACCATCGACGTGATGACCTCGGCCGTGGAGACACCGGGGGAGACCGCGTCACGTGTCTGGAAGAGGCCGTAGACGACCCACGGCTGGCGGCCCATCTCGGTGAAGATCCAGCCCCAGGAGCTGGCGATCAGCGGGAAGCCCAGGGTGAGGATCGCGATGCGCCAGTACCACTTGGTGAGGGTCGGCCCGAGCGCCTTCTTGGGCAGCAGCACCAGATGCGGCACCTCGTCGTCGCCCACCCTCAGGTGCCGCGGCAGCATGAACTTCTTGCGGGTCAGCCACAGTCCGGCCAGGCCGATGGCGAACGACGTCATACCGAAGCCGATCATCCACCGGAAGCCCCAGTAGGCCACGGGGATGTTGGGCCGGTAGTCACCGGGCCCGTACTTCTCCTGCTCGGCCTTGTTGACGTCGTTGATGCCGGGCACGTACGAGGTGAAGTCGTCCTTCGCGAGGAAGGACAGCAGGCCGGGGATCTCGATGGCGACCTTGTTGTGGCCCTTGTCGACGTCGCCGACGGCGAAGACCGAGAAGGGGGCCGGCTTCTCGCCGTCCCACAGCGCCTCGGCCGCGGCCATCTTCATCGGCTGCTGCTGGTACATGATCTTGCCGAGCACGTCGCCACTGATCGCGGTGAGGAGGCCGCCGATGACGACGGTGACGAGGCCCAGCCGCAGCGAGGTCTTCATCACGGGGACGTGCTTCTTGCGGACCAGGTGGAAGGCGGCGATGCCGACCATGAAGGCGCCGCCGGTCAGGAAGGCCGCGGTGAGCGTGTGGAAGACCTGGGCGAGCGCGGTGTTCTGGGTGAGCACCAGCCAGAAGTCGGTGAGCTCGGCCCGGCCCTTCGCCTCGTTGATCTTGTAGCCCACCGGGTGCTGCATCCAGGAGTTGGCCGCGAGGATGAAGTAGGCCGACAGGATCGTGCCGATCGAGACCATCCATATACAGGCCAGATGGATCTTCTTCGGCAGCTTGTCCCAGCCGAAGATCCACAGACCGATGAAGGTCGACTCGAAGAAGAACGCGATCAGGGCCTCGAAGGCCAGCGGCGCACCGAAGACGTCACCCACGAAGCGCGAGTAGTCCGACCAGTTCATGCCGAACTGGAACTCCTGCACGATGCCGGTGACCACGCCCATCGCGATGTTGATCAGGAAGAGCTTGCCCCAGAACTTCGTCGCCCGGAGGTACTTCTCCTTCTCCGTCCGCACCCAGGCCGTCTGCAGACCAGCCGTCAGCGCGGCCAGCGAGATCGTCAGGGGGACGAACAGAAAGTGGTAGACGGTGGTGATGCCGAACTGCCATCGCGCCAGGGTCTCCGGCGCCAGAGCCAGGTCCACGTCGCCGCTCCTTACCTACGCTTGTGAAAGCGTTCACATTCACAAGCCATTATGCAGCACGCACTTTCGAGCCCTGGAGGGGGTCCCCTGTCTCCCCCGTCACAACCGACCTCTTGGCCCCAACTTCAACATATTGTTGAATCGACGGCATGCAGGCACCGACATCGGTACAGATACGGATCTCCTGGCCCGCGGGCCATCTCGACGCATGGCTCGACGACACCCCGACTAGTCAGGCCCTGATCAAGGCACTGCCCCTCGTCTCCACCGCACGCACCTGGGGCGAGGAGGTGTACTTCGACACGGGGGTGTCGGTTTCACGTGAAACAGGCTCCCGGGAGGTCGTCGAGCCGGGCACCGTCGCCTTCTGGACCGACGGCGACGCCCTCGCCCTCCCCTACGGACCCACGCCGATCTCCCGGGGCGACGAGTGCCGCCTCGCCGGCCCGTGCAATGTCCTGGGCCGCCTCGACGGCGACCCGGGCCTGCTCGCCACCGTGCGGGACGGCGACCCCGTACGCGTGGAACTCCTGGACGCCTGACCTGGCCCGCAAGGCCCTACGGCTGTTTGCGGAGCGTCACCGCACCCGCACCCCGCCTCTCGCAGAGCCCCACCGCTCCACTGAGGACTACAGCTCCCTGCGGAACCCTTCCGACACCTTCAGGAAGATGTCGTTCGCCTCGGCCTCCCCGACCGTCACCCGCACACCCTCGCCCGGGAACGGCCGAACCACCACACCCGCCTGCTCGCACGCCTGCGCGAACGCGACCGTGCGCTCCCCCAGCCGCAGCCACACGAAGTTGGCCTGGGTATCGGGCACCGTCCACCCCTGTGAGCGCAGTCCCTCGACCACGCGGATGCGCTCGCACACCAGGGAGCCGACCCGGCCGAACAGTTCGTCCTCGGCCCGCAGTGAGGCGATCGCCGCCTCCTGCGCGAGCTGGCTCACGCCGAACGGCACCGCCGTCTTGCGCAGCGCCGCGGCCACCGGCTCGTGGGCGATGGCGAAACCGACGCGCAGGCCCGCGAGGCCGTACGCCTTGGAGAACGTCCGCAGAACGCAGACGTTGGGCCGCTCGCGGTAGATCTCACGGCCGTCCGGCACCTCGAGGTCGCGGATGAATTCGCGGTAGGCCTCGTCGAGGACCACCAGCACATCGCTCGGCACCCGGTCGAGGAAGCGCTCCAGCTCCGCCCGCCGCACCACCGTGCCGGTCGGGTTGTTGGGGTTGCAGACGAAGATCAGGCGCGTGCGGTCGGTGATCGCGTCAGCCATCGCGTCGAGGTCGTGCACCTCCCCGGCCGTCAGCGGCACCTGGACCGACGTCGCGCCGCTGATCTGCGTGATGATCGGGTACGCCTCGAAGGACCGCCAGGCGTACATGACCTCGTCGCCGGGGCCCGCGGTGGCCTGGATCAGCTGCTGGGCGACACCGACCGAACCGGTGCCGGTGGCTAGGTGAGAGAGGGGGACTCCGAACCGTTCGGACAGCTCGCTCATCAGCCCGGTGCAGGCCATGTCCGGGTAGCGGTTGAAGGTGTCGGCCGCCGCCGTCACGCTCTCCATCACGCCCGGCAGCGGCGGATACGGGTTCTCGTTGGAGGACAGCTTGTAGGCCACCGGACCACCTGCCGCGGCGGGCTTGCCCGGCTTGTAGGTGGGAATCCCCTCCAGCTCGGCGCGCAGCTTGGGGCTCGTCTCGCTCACCGCAGTCCTCCTCGTGAAGACCGGCGGCCCATGACCGCCGCCGACATCCAATACTGCTCACCCTATGAGGATTCAGCGCCGCTGCGTATAGCCACGACCGAGCGACCGGCCCCCGTCTCGTCGGTCCCACCGGCATCAGGGGCATCACCACACCAAGGCGTACGAATCCGGGGGCGCGCTGCACATATATCTATGCGCCGGTGGTGCACGCCGTGGCGCGCATCCCCCGTGCAGGTGAGTTGAGACCTCTTCGCAACATCGACCCCTTGGCAGGCCCGCACGCGCCGACAAGACACGTACTGGCATGAGAGCGCTCAACGCCCTTGGTTTCCCAAGCAATTGGGGTCAAATGATCATGCAAAAACGTGCCTGTCAACGCGTGCATATGCGTCCGCACTACCCCACCGCATGAGCCCTACTATCGGCTCGCCATGACAGCAGCAGGGAAGCACCAGGTGAGCCGCGCGGAAACCTCACGGCGAGGCAGCCGGCCGGGTCGGGCCGGCATCAGAGACGTGGCCGCCGCCGCCGGAGTCTCCATCACGACCGTCTCCGACGCCCTCAACGGCAAGGGCCGGCTCCCGGACGCCACCCGGCGCCATGTCCGGGAAGTCGCCGACCGGCTGGGCTACCGGCCCTCGGCCGCGGCCCGGACCCTCCGTACCGGCAAGTCGGGACTCATCGGCCTGACCGTGACCACGTACGGGGATGAACCTTTCACCTTCACGGAGTTCGCGTACTTCGCCGAGATGGCGCGGGCCGCCACCTCCGCCGCGCTCGCCCGCGGCT
The Streptomyces tuirus genome window above contains:
- the cydB gene encoding cytochrome d ubiquinol oxidase subunit II, encoding MELHDIWFVLIAVLWTGYFFLEGFDFGVGVLTKLLARNRPEKRVLINTIGPVWDGNEVWLLSAGGATFAAFPEWYATLFSGFYLPLLLILVCLIVRGVAFEYRVKRPEEKWQRNWETAIFWASLLPAFLWGVAFANIVRGVKIDQDFNYAGGVLDLLNPYALLGGLVTLSLFTFHGTVFVGLKTVGEIRERARKLALRVGLVTALLALTFLLWTQSDRGDGVSLVAMVVAVVSLLVALVAARAGREGWAFALSGLTIVAAVAMLFLTLFPNVMPSTLNPDWSLTVTNASSSPYTLKIMTWCAGIATPVVLLYQGWTYWVFRKRIGTQHIAETVH
- a CDS encoding cytochrome ubiquinol oxidase subunit I codes for the protein MDLALAPETLARWQFGITTVYHFLFVPLTISLAALTAGLQTAWVRTEKEKYLRATKFWGKLFLINIAMGVVTGIVQEFQFGMNWSDYSRFVGDVFGAPLAFEALIAFFFESTFIGLWIFGWDKLPKKIHLACIWMVSIGTILSAYFILAANSWMQHPVGYKINEAKGRAELTDFWLVLTQNTALAQVFHTLTAAFLTGGAFMVGIAAFHLVRKKHVPVMKTSLRLGLVTVVIGGLLTAISGDVLGKIMYQQQPMKMAAAEALWDGEKPAPFSVFAVGDVDKGHNKVAIEIPGLLSFLAKDDFTSYVPGINDVNKAEQEKYGPGDYRPNIPVAYWGFRWMIGFGMTSFAIGLAGLWLTRKKFMLPRHLRVGDDEVPHLVLLPKKALGPTLTKWYWRIAILTLGFPLIASSWGWIFTEMGRQPWVVYGLFQTRDAVSPGVSTAEVITSMVVFTTLYAILAVIEVKLLVKYVKAGPPELTEADLNPPTKIGGDSRDADKPMAFSY
- a CDS encoding cyclophilin-like fold protein, which codes for MQAPTSVQIRISWPAGHLDAWLDDTPTSQALIKALPLVSTARTWGEEVYFDTGVSVSRETGSREVVEPGTVAFWTDGDALALPYGPTPISRGDECRLAGPCNVLGRLDGDPGLLATVRDGDPVRVELLDA
- the hisC gene encoding histidinol-phosphate transaminase, which encodes MSETSPKLRAELEGIPTYKPGKPAAAGGPVAYKLSSNENPYPPLPGVMESVTAAADTFNRYPDMACTGLMSELSERFGVPLSHLATGTGSVGVAQQLIQATAGPGDEVMYAWRSFEAYPIITQISGATSVQVPLTAGEVHDLDAMADAITDRTRLIFVCNPNNPTGTVVRRAELERFLDRVPSDVLVVLDEAYREFIRDLEVPDGREIYRERPNVCVLRTFSKAYGLAGLRVGFAIAHEPVAAALRKTAVPFGVSQLAQEAAIASLRAEDELFGRVGSLVCERIRVVEGLRSQGWTVPDTQANFVWLRLGERTVAFAQACEQAGVVVRPFPGEGVRVTVGEAEANDIFLKVSEGFRREL